In one window of Mytilus trossulus isolate FHL-02 chromosome 7, PNRI_Mtr1.1.1.hap1, whole genome shotgun sequence DNA:
- the LOC134726104 gene encoding E3 ubiquitin/ISG15 ligase TRIM25-like, with product MASTSSYPVPCGPCTKEKVNNKAGIWCYNCNEGLCSTCSGHHKKFGSTRDHKTIDIQTYKSCKPSIGAIKTKCDAHDQQFNLYCPSHLLPCCDECVSTHHSKCTGIKSLTSVVEKTKIKQNKASVEKHINSILLFLNTTADKKTKNIKKGEQQYKSIKESISKLRKEINKHLDQLEKKIYKEADTVWSEEKAKLTGFITEIEEKKKSLKEIQGDLHIVKVHASKLQSFLGVHQIEQVVHQCQRYVEDIEKMKYEISCEVDIKIEQNDEIEIILREIKSLKSFGEVKVVKSKLTINRETSVSRDAQGESISISNKLVK from the coding sequence ATGGCTTCTACATCAAGTTATCCTGTACCATGTGGACCATGTACAAAGGAAAAGGTAAACAATAAAGCTGGCATCTGGTGTTATAACTGTAATGAAGGATTGTGCTCAACATGTTCCGGTCATCATAAAAAATTTGGATCAACTCGTGATCACAAGACCATTGATATTCAAACCTATAAAAGCTGCAAACCATCCATTGGAGCTATCAAAACAAAGTGTGACGCACATGATCAACAATTCAATTTGTACTGTCCAAGCCATTTACTACCTTGCTGTGATGAATGTGTTTCAACTCATCATTCAAAGTGCACTGgaataaaaagtttaacaagTGTAGTAGAGAAAaccaagataaaacaaaacaaagcatCTGTCGAAAAGCATATTAACTCCATCTTACTTTTCCTTAATACAACAgctgacaaaaaaacaaaaaacattaaaaaaggaGAACAGCAATACAAAAGCATAAAGGAATCAATCAGTAAACTTCGGAAGGAAATCAATAAACATTTAGATcagctagaaaaaaaaatatacaaagaagCAGATACTGTATGGAGTGAGGAGAAAGCAAAATTAACAGGTTTCATTActgaaattgaagaaaaaaagaagagtttAAAGGAAATACAAGGTGATTTGCATATAGTCAAAGTTCATGCTTCAAAACTTCAGTCATTTCTAGGAGTTCATCAGATAGAACAAGTAGTACATCAGTGTCAACGCTATGTTGAAgatatagaaaaaatgaaatatgagaTATCCTGTGAAGTTGACATCAAAATAGAGCAAAATGATGAGATAGAAATAATACTCAGGGAGATAAAATCATTAAAGTCCTTTGGAGAAGTGAAGgttgttaaaagtaaattaacaattaacaGAGAAACAAGTGTGAGTAGGGACGCGCAAGGAGAGTCAATATCAATATCC